GCAGAAGTAAAAGATGAAAAACCTGCAAACGATTGTCCTTTCCAATCAGGAAATCTCCCCCGGTTATTTTCGGATGCGTATCCTGGCGCCTGGTTATCAGGGGAAGACGCAACCGGGTCAGTTCGTGATGTTCCGTGTACGGCGCTCGCTTCCGCCCTTGTTACGTCGTCCGTTTGGAATTTTTCAGATTGGTTTTCTCCCTGCCGATTGTGCCGGGATGCCTGAGAAGGAATTTATCGAGCTGATCTACAAGGTTGTCGGCTCCGGTACTGAGGTGATGCGTGAACTGCATCAGGGAGACCGGATCGAATTGCTCGGTCCTCTGGGGCGCGGCTTTGATATTGATGATGAGGCTGGAGATAAAATTCTGGTCGGTGGCGGCATCGGGTTGGTGCCACTCTATATGCTGGCGGGCTCGCTCCCAGATCGCTCAAAAACCCGTCTGCTGATCGGTGGCCGCAGCCGCGAAGACATTATCACAGTGACGGAGTTTGAACGCCTGGGGGTGACGACCCATGTTACGACCGAAGATGGCAGCCTCGGGGAATCCGGACTGATCACCAAGATACTTGAACGCAAACTAAAAAAATATCCGCAAGCCAAGGTCTATTCCTGTGGCCCGATGCCGATGCTGCGTGCGGTCGAAAAAATCTGTTCTGAACGACAGGTCTCACTGCAGGTTTCACTCGAAGCGTTGATGGCTTGTGGCGTTGGTGCCTGTTTGGGATGTGTGGTTAAGGGGCGGGAGCATTCAGAGCAAAATCCGCAATATCTGTGTACCTGCCGGCAGGGGCCGGTATTTCACAGTCATGAACTCGATTGGGATCGCCTGCACCAGAATACCGATCATAAGGAACAGCCATGAGTCAACCTGCCGCAACTCTCTCGAAACCGAACCTTGCAGTCGAATTTGCCGGTCTCAAATTGAAGAACCCCCTGATGCCGGCTTCCGGCACCTTCGGCTACGGCCAGGAGTTTGCACCCTATCTTGATTTGAATCGACTCGGGGCGATCGTCACCAAAGGGCTGTCGCTCAAGCCCAAGGCCGGTAACCCGACCCCCCGGATTGCCGAGACCGTCAGTGGTATGCTTAACGCTATCGGTTTGCAGAATGTCGGGGTCGATGCCTTTATTTATGAAAAAATGCCATTTCTTGCTCAGTTCGACAGTCCGGTGATTGTCAATTTCTTCGGTAATACTCAGGATGAGTATTGTGAAGTCGCCGCGCGGCTTGATGTGGTCCCGGGGGTCGCTGCGCTTGAAATGAATATCTCC
Above is a genomic segment from Geopsychrobacter electrodiphilus DSM 16401 containing:
- a CDS encoding dihydroorotate dehydrogenase electron transfer subunit, giving the protein MKNLQTIVLSNQEISPGYFRMRILAPGYQGKTQPGQFVMFRVRRSLPPLLRRPFGIFQIGFLPADCAGMPEKEFIELIYKVVGSGTEVMRELHQGDRIELLGPLGRGFDIDDEAGDKILVGGGIGLVPLYMLAGSLPDRSKTRLLIGGRSREDIITVTEFERLGVTTHVTTEDGSLGESGLITKILERKLKKYPQAKVYSCGPMPMLRAVEKICSERQVSLQVSLEALMACGVGACLGCVVKGREHSEQNPQYLCTCRQGPVFHSHELDWDRLHQNTDHKEQP